A stretch of DNA from Bacillota bacterium:
CGATATCGTGGCCGTCGAAAATGCCTTAACTACCGCCTTCCTGCGGCAGGGAGCAATCACCGATGTCGTACAGCAACGCGATTGGACCAGGCGCGTTGAGGAGCAATCGCAGGCCCGTAACACGGTCCTGTGGGACGACCTCGGGTACCCGTCCGTCATGGTTCGGTTTCCCGCGTACAGCCTGGATGAGCTCGGGCTCGGTTGGCCGAAACGGCCACACCCGGCCTTTGTTCTAGGCGGCGCAGTTAAGCCCTATGTATACATCGGCAAGTACGAAGCATATCGCGTGGGATCCGGGACAACCGCTCGGGCCCTGAGCCTGCGCGGGCTGGATCCCACAACTAGCATTACGTTCGACGATGCCTCGGCCGCCTGCCGTCAGAAAGGCACAGGCTGGCACCTCATGACAAACGCCGAGTGGGCGGCTGTTGCCCTTTGGTGTTGGGCGAAGGGCTATATGCCGCGTGGCAATTCCAATTACAGCCAGAGCAGCGATGCGCCGGCGGAGCGAGGGGCGCCGGCCTGCATCTACAGCAACCTCTCCGCTCGGGTTGCTACGGGATCCGGCCCGATGGCTTGGTCGCACGACGGCAGCCCCTATGGTATTTGGGATCTGAATGGGAATGTGTGGGAGTGGGTTGCTGGGTATCGTCTTGTTGCCGGCGAGATTCAGATTATCAAGGACAACGATGCGGCAGCGGCGGATCTGTCCGCAGCAAGCACCGCCTGGCAGGCGATCCTGCAGGATGGCAGTCTTGTTGCGCCTGGTACAGCGGACACCTTGAAATGGGACTCGGCGCTGCCCCAAGACGACGATGGCGTTGTCGATGTCGCCGGGAAGCCGCAACTCAATACCACGCTTGCGAACCCGGCACCCGCCACCTGGGGCGATACGACCTACCAGGACTACAACTACTCCACATTCGATTCGCCCCTTGTGGCGACTGGCGTTGCGGTGCCCGACATCCTGAAGCAGCTCGCGATCTATCCGCATGCAGCCAGCCTGGCCGGCGACGGGTTCTGGTCGCGGAACTACGGCGAGCGCGTGGCTCTTCGCGGCGGCGACTGGAACGTCGGCTCCAGCGCGGGGGTCTTCGCGCTGGGCCTGTACGTTCCGCGGTCGTACGTGAACGTGTACA
This window harbors:
- a CDS encoding SUMF1/EgtB/PvdO family nonheme iron enzyme codes for the protein MVRFPAYSLDELGLGWPKRPHPAFVLGGAVKPYVYIGKYEAYRVGSGTTARALSLRGLDPTTSITFDDASAACRQKGTGWHLMTNAEWAAVALWCWAKGYMPRGNSNYSQSSDAPAERGAPACIYSNLSARVATGSGPMAWSHDGSPYGIWDLNGNVWEWVAGYRLVAGEIQIIKDNDAAAADLSAASTAWQAILQDGSLVAPGTADTLKWDSALPQDDDGVVDVAGKPQLNTTLANPAPATWGDTTYQDYNYSTFDSPLVATGVAVPDILKQLAIYPHAASLAGDGFWSRNYGERVALRGGDWNVGSSAGVFALGLYVPRSYVNVYIGFRPAFVA